The genomic region GTGTCGCCCAGCATGTTGAAAAGGGCCACACTCAGGCCCGGAGCAAGTTCCACGATGGGAAGCTCACGGGCCACGCCACCAATGTTCACAGAATAGGTTCTCACAAACTGCCATTGTAATCCTTTTTGGGGCCTTCATGCATGTGGAACGTTTTCCAAACACCTTGAATCCGACAAAGACCCCATCAGACACCTTGAACACCAAAAACCTCGGGACATTCTTCATGGGCTTGAATGTCACCCACACCCGAGCAGTACAGTAAGGCATACCTGCAGACGACACACCCTGAGCCAGAAAATACCGTGACTCAAAGTCAAGCCCTCTCGCAAGTGACAGGACGGACGGTGGAAAGGGAAGCCTACCCGAGGAATTCAAGCGATCTTCATATATTTGATGTTGCTGACCCCCGGTGTGCCAGAAGCAGGTGTTTTTGCCCATTTCAACATGCGCAGCCCATGAAACAATGGACTGCGTATGTTGTTTTTATTGCGTTTAAATCACACCCCGGCCAGCGATCTGGGATACCTGCTGCACAAGCATCCTGACAGAGTGCAGGATTTCAACTTGCCCTTTGGCCGCAGCACGATCTTCTATCCAGAAGTCGCCGAATCCCATGCCACCCTTTGCTTGATGGTTCACGTCGATCCCATCGAATTGTCCCGCTGGAGTGCTGGAAATGAAAGCCGTCCACTGGAACCTTATGTGAATGACCGGCCCTACACCGCCAACAGTTTCCTGAGTGTGGTTCTGGGGGATGCTTTCCGCACCGCCATGAACGGCAAAAGTCAGGGGCGCCCTGAATTGGTCCAGCAGGCTTTGAATCTTGAAATTGAAATTCCGGTGTTGCGCTGCCACGGAGGCGAAGACCTGATCCGCAAAATGTTTGAACCTCTGGGATATGTGCTGGAGGTTCAGCCCCTCATGCTGGATGAACAGTTTCCAGAGTGGGGCTCTGGCCCGTATTTCCATGTGAAGTTCAAAGTGCAACGGATGGTGCAGGAGGTCCTGAAGCATTTTTATGTGCTGCTTCCGGTGCTGGACAATGCCAAGCACTATTTCATCGATGCCTCTGAAATTGAAAAATTGTTGCGAAATGGGGAGGGGTGGCTTGAACAACACCCTGATCGTGAATTGATTCTCAAAAGATACCTCAAATACCGCCAGAGGCTGATCCGTCAGGCTGCAGAGCGATTTGAGCCAGAGGAGGAAGAAAAGCCGGAGCAGGAAACCCCAGAGGAAAAAGAAGTTCGGATTTCCCTGAACCGACAGCGTCTGACTGCCGTGTGTGAAGCTCTGGTTGCCAGTGGAGCCAAAACGGTGCTGGACCTCGGGTGTGGAGAAGGAAACCTGCTGCGTCACCTTTTGAAGCATCCCTTTCAGCGGATTGTGGCTGTGGATGCCTCCATCCGGCCCCTCATGCTGGCCCGCGAAAAATACGAGGGCAAACCTGTGGAATTCCTGCACTCCTCCATCACCTATCTGGATGACCGCCTGACTGGATTTGAGGGGGCAGCTCTGGTAGAGGTGATCGAGCACCTTGACCCAGACCGCTTGCAGGCCATGGAACGCAGCGTTTTCGGGCACATGAAACCCCGAACCGTGGTGGTCACCACCCCCAACGTGGAATACAACGTGCTGTTTGAAGGGATGCAGGGCCTCAGGCACCATGACCACCGCTTTGAATGGAGCCGGGCAGAGTTTCAGAGTTGGGCCAAGCAGGTGTGCAGCACTTACGGCTATACCGCAGAATTCCGCATGGTGGGAGATGTGCACGAGCAGTACGGCCCTCCGACCCAGATGGCCATTTTCACGTTTACACCCATTGAAAAGAGGAACCCATGATTTTGCAGATTCCTGAGTTGTGTCTGGTGGCCCTGATCGGGGCATCCAGCAGCGGAAAAAGCACTTTTGCACGCAAGCACTTCAAGGCCACGGAAGTGCTGTCCAGCGATTATTTCCGGGGCCTGCTGACCGACGACGAAAACAATCTGGAGATCACCAGAGAAGCCTTTGAGCTGCTGCACCATGTGGCTGCCAAGCGTCTGGGACTGGGCAAACTCACGGTGATTGATGCCACCAGCTTGCAAAAAGACGCCAGAGCCCAGATCCTCAAAACCGCCAGAGCCAACGATGTGCTGACGGTGGCTCTGGTGCTGGACATTCCAGAGGCCACCCTGCTGGAGCGCCACGAAGCCCGGCCTGACCGGCATTTTCCAGCCTCTGTGATTCGCAAGCATGCTTATCAGCTGAAAAACAGCATCCGGAACCTTGAAAAAGAAGGTTTCCGTCAGGTGCATGTGCTGAAACCTGAAGATCTGGACACTCTGGTCATCGAGCGCAAACCGCTGTACAACAACCTCAAACACCTGCATGGTCCTTTTGACTTCATCGGAGACGTGCACGGCTGTTTCGAAGAGTTGCGCGAGTTACTGCTGGAATTGGGTTACACCGTGACCGATGACCTGCAAGCCCATCACCCCGAGGGCCGTATGGCGGTCTTTGTGGGCGACCTTGTGGACCGTGGCCCAGACAGCGTCGGTGTGCTCAGACTGGTCATGAACATGATGAACGCTGGGCATGCCCTGTGTGTTCCCGGCAACCACGATGAAAAACTGAAGCGTTACCTGCTGGGGAAACGGGTCACCTTGCGC from Deinococcus misasensis DSM 22328 harbors:
- a CDS encoding 3' terminal RNA ribose 2'-O-methyltransferase Hen1, which encodes MLFLLRLNHTPASDLGYLLHKHPDRVQDFNLPFGRSTIFYPEVAESHATLCLMVHVDPIELSRWSAGNESRPLEPYVNDRPYTANSFLSVVLGDAFRTAMNGKSQGRPELVQQALNLEIEIPVLRCHGGEDLIRKMFEPLGYVLEVQPLMLDEQFPEWGSGPYFHVKFKVQRMVQEVLKHFYVLLPVLDNAKHYFIDASEIEKLLRNGEGWLEQHPDRELILKRYLKYRQRLIRQAAERFEPEEEEKPEQETPEEKEVRISLNRQRLTAVCEALVASGAKTVLDLGCGEGNLLRHLLKHPFQRIVAVDASIRPLMLAREKYEGKPVEFLHSSITYLDDRLTGFEGAALVEVIEHLDPDRLQAMERSVFGHMKPRTVVVTTPNVEYNVLFEGMQGLRHHDHRFEWSRAEFQSWAKQVCSTYGYTAEFRMVGDVHEQYGPPTQMAIFTFTPIEKRNP